In a genomic window of Gloeocapsopsis dulcis:
- a CDS encoding metallophosphoesterase, whose amino-acid sequence MPLKRRQFVFLSGISGFGLAFLSKIQNHSSDRNPNLNLVSQAQSLTSEPTLRFVSLADTGTGAKGQYAVAQAMTQYHKQNAFDLAILAGDNIYNDGEIEKIGAVFERPYEPLLQQGVKFRACLGNHDIRTANGDPQVKYPGFNMQGRYYTFRRDAVQFFALDTNNNADWKLQLPWLETELSRSDAPWKVVFGHHPIYSSGHYGTNQEFIKNLTPLFQKYNVQLYINGHDHNYERTRALNDITYLTCGAGAGVRPVGRSEWTEHSAEKLSFAAYEVYGDRIEISAIDTKNQVFDQGIVQYMG is encoded by the coding sequence ATGCCCCTCAAACGTCGTCAGTTTGTATTTCTCAGTGGTATCAGTGGTTTTGGCTTGGCTTTCTTGAGTAAAATTCAGAATCACAGCAGCGATCGCAACCCCAATCTCAACTTAGTATCTCAAGCTCAATCGCTCACATCTGAACCAACTTTACGATTTGTTTCGTTAGCCGACACAGGAACTGGTGCAAAAGGTCAATATGCTGTTGCTCAAGCAATGACACAATACCACAAGCAAAATGCTTTCGACCTAGCCATTTTAGCCGGAGACAATATTTACAACGATGGAGAAATTGAAAAAATCGGTGCAGTTTTTGAACGTCCTTATGAACCTTTATTACAACAAGGCGTTAAGTTTCGTGCTTGTTTAGGAAATCACGATATTCGCACCGCAAATGGCGATCCCCAAGTCAAGTATCCAGGGTTTAATATGCAAGGGCGTTACTACACTTTTCGGCGTGATGCAGTGCAATTCTTTGCTTTAGATACTAACAATAATGCTGATTGGAAATTACAATTACCTTGGCTAGAAACAGAACTCAGCCGCAGTGATGCACCCTGGAAAGTTGTCTTTGGACATCACCCAATTTATTCTTCTGGTCATTACGGCACAAACCAAGAATTTATCAAAAACTTAACTCCACTATTTCAAAAATACAACGTGCAGTTATATATCAATGGACACGATCATAATTACGAACGTACTCGTGCGCTCAATGACATAACTTATTTAACTTGTGGAGCAGGTGCTGGAGTTCGCCCCGTAGGACGTTCAGAATGGACAGAACATTCCGCCGAAAAATTGAGTTTTGCTGCGTATGAAGTGTATGGCGATCGCATCGAAATTTCTGCCATTGATACTAAAAACCAAGTTTTCGATCAAGGTATAGTTCAATACATGGGCTAA
- a CDS encoding DNA adenine methylase: MLTQEPSYPKPFLKWAGGKNKLIQQYISCFPQEFANYYEPFLGGGAVFFYLYNNYLLNSTFLSDINPELINTYLCIKHDVEAVISLLQQHQKNHNQEYYYYMRSYNTENSVKRAARLIYLNKTCFNGLYRENSKGEFNVPMGKYKNLQICNSELLRAVAQALQVTQIEVKPFEAVLNYAKSPEDFVYFDPPYYPLSNTSNFTAYSRDAFNKDDQIKLKDVCVELAHRGVKVMQSNSDCLFIRELYRDFKIYEIKAARAINSNATKRGKISEVLITI, encoded by the coding sequence ATGTTGACTCAAGAACCTAGTTATCCCAAACCATTTTTGAAGTGGGCAGGTGGAAAAAATAAGTTAATTCAGCAATATATTTCTTGTTTTCCACAGGAATTTGCCAACTACTATGAGCCATTTTTGGGAGGTGGTGCTGTCTTTTTTTATCTGTATAATAATTATTTATTGAATTCCACCTTTCTCTCAGATATTAATCCTGAGTTAATTAATACGTACTTATGTATAAAACATGATGTTGAAGCCGTTATTTCTTTATTACAACAACATCAAAAGAACCATAATCAAGAATACTACTACTATATGCGCTCTTATAATACAGAAAATTCTGTAAAGCGAGCCGCACGGTTAATTTATTTAAATAAAACTTGTTTTAATGGCTTGTATCGTGAAAATTCTAAAGGTGAATTTAATGTGCCAATGGGGAAGTACAAAAATCTGCAAATTTGTAATTCAGAATTACTGCGTGCTGTAGCGCAAGCACTACAAGTGACTCAAATAGAAGTAAAACCGTTTGAGGCAGTTTTGAATTATGCTAAAAGTCCTGAAGATTTTGTGTACTTCGATCCTCCTTATTATCCCCTAAGTAATACTAGCAACTTTACTGCTTATAGTCGGGACGCTTTTAATAAGGACGATCAGATTAAATTGAAAGATGTGTGTGTAGAGTTAGCTCACAGAGGAGTAAAAGTGATGCAATCTAACTCGGATTGTCTTTTCATCAGAGAACTCTATAGAGATTTTAAAATTTATGAAATAAAGGCTGCTAGAGCGATTAACTCAAACGCCACAAAGCGGGGTAAAATTTCAGAAGTATTAATTACTATCTAA
- a CDS encoding DUF751 family protein yields MFDGFWQNVSRYPRYFITIILGVFLNAFAPLAPLFQRPVTAIAVIGVFIGMIVFVTFTLRAMLGIDPI; encoded by the coding sequence ATGTTCGATGGATTTTGGCAAAATGTTTCTCGCTACCCCCGCTATTTTATTACGATCATTCTAGGGGTGTTTTTAAATGCATTTGCACCGCTAGCACCATTGTTCCAGCGTCCAGTAACAGCGATCGCAGTCATTGGTGTATTCATTGGGATGATTGTTTTTGTCACATTTACGCTGCGTGCCATGCTAGGGATAGATCCAATTTAA
- the rbfA gene encoding 30S ribosome-binding factor RbfA, with translation MATSRRVSRVAELIKREVSQMLLHDIKDDRVGAGMVSVTDVDVSGDLQHAKIFVSIYGTDEARAETMAGLKSATGYVRSELGQRVRLRRTPEIVFQEDRSIERGNRVLSLINQLNQNRQIDDAEATEEDFDEFNGDE, from the coding sequence ATGGCTACTAGTCGTCGCGTTTCTCGCGTTGCCGAATTAATCAAACGCGAAGTCAGCCAAATGCTGCTCCACGACATCAAAGACGATCGCGTGGGTGCAGGAATGGTTAGTGTCACAGACGTCGATGTTTCGGGCGATTTACAGCACGCCAAAATCTTTGTCAGTATCTATGGTACTGATGAAGCACGAGCAGAAACAATGGCTGGCTTAAAGTCTGCAACTGGATACGTCCGTAGTGAATTAGGGCAAAGAGTTCGCTTACGGCGAACACCAGAAATTGTCTTCCAAGAAGATCGTTCGATCGAGCGCGGTAATAGAGTCTTATCACTGATTAACCAACTTAATCAAAATCGTCAAATTGATGATGCAGAAGCAACAGAAGAGGATTTTGATGAATTTAATGGCGATGAATAA
- a CDS encoding glycoside hydrolase family 3 N-terminal domain-containing protein has translation MQSLPDINSLSLAEQVAQMIVVRASGYLFDHQIQYPQWEPPAAKLQYWLEKLGVGGVILLGGSAGEIALRSQQLQNWAKFPLLIAADIEEGVGQRFAGATEFPPPMALGAIAQRDLDTAIQYASQMGAVTAQEALAIGINWVLAPVVDVNNNPANPVINVRAFGETPEIVSQLTTAFIQGAKKYPVLTAAKHFPGHGDTATDSHLELPVVPHAPERLAEIELPPFRAAIAAGVDAVMSAHLLIPAWDSEYPATLSQKILTQQLRNNLSFDGLIVTDALVMGAIANRYGTEEAAVLAVEAGVDILLMPLDPEAAIQAVCTAIESDRISLDRIRTSVERIWQAKQQVEYAMSTLQELAQPAAWGTVNNILQETQIISGSVPISGDATSRALRNLVVVDNLLNCDFLSEISPAIAVPKQLGYTTELIDCHTSVTAFESQATLLQLFIRGTPFRGSAGLTQLAQDLFKRLFQSGNLQALIVYGSPYVVQEFLPTLPTTTPYLFSYGQMAAAQLKIMNSLFDL, from the coding sequence ATGCAATCGCTTCCTGATATCAATAGCCTTTCGCTAGCCGAACAAGTTGCCCAAATGATTGTCGTTCGCGCCTCTGGCTATTTGTTCGATCATCAAATTCAGTACCCACAGTGGGAACCCCCCGCAGCAAAGCTGCAGTATTGGCTAGAAAAACTTGGTGTTGGTGGCGTTATTTTATTAGGAGGTAGCGCCGGAGAAATCGCGCTGCGATCGCAGCAACTCCAAAATTGGGCAAAATTTCCTTTACTGATTGCAGCAGATATTGAAGAAGGAGTCGGACAACGTTTTGCGGGTGCGACCGAGTTTCCCCCACCCATGGCACTTGGTGCGATCGCACAGCGAGATCTGGATACTGCTATACAATACGCATCACAAATGGGAGCCGTTACTGCGCAAGAAGCATTAGCAATTGGCATTAATTGGGTATTAGCGCCAGTCGTTGATGTCAATAACAATCCGGCAAACCCTGTAATTAATGTTCGTGCCTTTGGGGAAACTCCAGAAATCGTCAGTCAATTGACGACGGCTTTTATTCAAGGCGCTAAAAAATACCCCGTACTCACCGCAGCAAAGCATTTTCCAGGACACGGCGACACCGCAACCGATTCGCATCTTGAATTACCTGTCGTGCCACATGCGCCTGAAAGATTAGCAGAAATTGAATTACCACCATTTCGAGCCGCGATCGCTGCTGGTGTTGATGCTGTCATGAGCGCGCATCTCTTGATTCCTGCCTGGGATAGCGAATATCCAGCAACACTCTCGCAAAAAATCTTAACTCAGCAATTGCGTAATAATCTATCATTTGATGGATTAATTGTGACTGATGCTTTGGTAATGGGAGCAATTGCCAACCGCTACGGCACTGAAGAAGCCGCAGTTTTAGCCGTAGAAGCAGGAGTAGATATTCTATTAATGCCACTTGATCCTGAAGCCGCAATTCAAGCCGTATGTACCGCAATTGAGAGTGATCGCATTTCTTTAGATCGAATTCGGACTTCAGTAGAGCGCATCTGGCAAGCTAAACAGCAGGTTGAGTATGCTATGTCTACACTACAAGAATTAGCTCAACCCGCAGCCTGGGGGACAGTTAACAATATTTTGCAAGAAACACAAATTATCTCTGGATCTGTGCCTATTAGTGGGGATGCGACTTCTCGTGCTTTACGCAACTTAGTAGTCGTCGATAATCTCCTCAACTGCGATTTCTTAAGTGAGATTAGCCCAGCGATTGCGGTTCCGAAACAATTAGGTTATACAACTGAACTGATCGATTGCCACACTTCAGTTACAGCCTTTGAGAGCCAAGCTACCTTGTTACAACTATTTATTCGTGGTACTCCATTTCGAGGGAGTGCTGGTTTAACTCAATTAGCCCAAGACTTATTTAAGAGATTGTTCCAATCGGGCAATTTGCAAGCTTTGATCGTCTACGGTAGTCCTTATGTAGTACAAGAGTTTCTACCGACTTTGCCTACAACAACGCCTTACTTGTTTTCCTATGGGCAAATGGCCGCTGCTCAGTTAAAAATTATGAATAGCTTATTCGATTTATAA
- a CDS encoding DUF4327 family protein yields the protein MSVNTLPPVRYSLDVIQDEVRRLVQKGVISRQQPIYTLCQFIPPREWVCLEGELEKCDFLLRDRIGDLLGHEEWDND from the coding sequence ATGAGTGTGAATACATTGCCACCTGTTCGGTACTCGTTAGACGTGATTCAAGACGAGGTGCGTCGTTTGGTGCAAAAAGGAGTGATCAGCCGTCAACAACCAATCTACACATTGTGCCAATTTATTCCCCCACGGGAATGGGTTTGCTTGGAAGGAGAACTCGAAAAGTGCGATTTTTTGCTACGCGATCGCATTGGCGATCTCTTGGGACATGAGGAATGGGATAACGATTAA
- a CDS encoding cation diffusion facilitator family transporter, with product MVRDNRATVRKVLLITLILNVFVMTLKAVVGWWTGSLSLQADALHSVTDGANNILGLIASRFSSPQPDRDHPYGHLKFEAIGALGIAAFLGIACFEILQSAVERLLNGGEPVRISSSELWLLLIVLGINIFVAFYERTVGQQVGSPILIADAKHTMSDVWVTITVIVGLVGIWQGNVLNLPHLQWFDVILAFPVALLVFKSGWSVLKENLPWLVDEMAIAPEAIYPLVMQVPGVINCHDIASRGVVGRQVFIEMHLIVNAIDVETAHKITEEVEAKLIEKFSPVRISIHIEPPDYQSDRISYETESNNS from the coding sequence ATGGTTAGAGATAACCGTGCAACTGTGCGGAAAGTGTTGCTCATCACTCTGATACTCAATGTATTTGTGATGACATTAAAAGCTGTAGTAGGTTGGTGGACTGGTTCTTTAAGCTTACAGGCTGATGCATTACATAGCGTGACAGATGGTGCTAATAATATCTTAGGGTTAATCGCCAGTCGCTTTTCTTCTCCACAACCCGATCGCGATCATCCTTACGGACATCTCAAGTTTGAAGCCATAGGCGCGTTAGGAATTGCTGCGTTTTTAGGTATCGCTTGCTTTGAAATTCTTCAAAGTGCAGTTGAGCGACTGCTGAATGGTGGTGAGCCTGTTAGAATATCATCTTCAGAGTTATGGTTACTGTTAATTGTACTTGGAATTAATATCTTTGTTGCCTTCTACGAACGTACTGTCGGTCAACAGGTAGGTAGTCCGATTTTAATTGCTGACGCTAAACATACAATGAGTGATGTTTGGGTAACAATTACCGTAATTGTTGGATTAGTTGGGATATGGCAAGGAAATGTTTTAAATTTGCCACACCTACAATGGTTCGACGTTATTCTTGCTTTTCCAGTAGCGTTATTAGTTTTTAAAAGTGGCTGGTCAGTATTAAAAGAAAACTTACCTTGGCTCGTCGATGAAATGGCGATCGCACCTGAAGCAATTTATCCACTTGTTATGCAAGTTCCAGGCGTGATTAACTGTCATGATATTGCTTCTAGAGGTGTTGTTGGGCGACAAGTTTTTATTGAAATGCATTTGATTGTCAATGCTATAGATGTAGAAACAGCTCATAAAATAACTGAAGAAGTTGAAGCAAAGCTGATAGAAAAATTTAGTCCTGTACGTATTTCTATTCATATTGAGCCACCGGACTATCAAAGCGATCGCATCAGCTATGAGACTGAATCAAATAATTCTTGA
- a CDS encoding ester cyclase: MTLEENKSIVLQAYDAFDRGDIKQGRALIAPDITGCVMGSHKLKGADAFFEYAMRMRGAFPDGRHTFEDVIAEDDKVVTRGTFSGTHLAEIMGVSPTGKQVTFSIVHIDRVVKGKVVEHWGQADMVALMQQLGIEKAIAR, from the coding sequence ATGACGTTAGAAGAAAATAAATCTATTGTCCTGCAAGCATACGATGCTTTTGATCGAGGAGATATCAAGCAAGGTAGAGCGTTAATCGCACCAGATATTACTGGTTGCGTAATGGGAAGTCACAAACTTAAAGGGGCTGACGCTTTCTTCGAGTATGCAATGAGGATGCGTGGTGCTTTTCCAGATGGTCGCCACACTTTTGAAGATGTCATCGCTGAAGATGATAAAGTCGTTACGCGTGGAACGTTTAGTGGAACTCATTTGGCAGAAATTATGGGCGTTTCTCCGACAGGAAAGCAAGTTACATTTTCAATCGTTCATATTGATCGCGTTGTCAAGGGTAAAGTTGTAGAACATTGGGGACAAGCTGACATGGTGGCTTTAATGCAACAGTTAGGCATAGAAAAAGCGATCGCACGATGA
- a CDS encoding Crp/Fnr family transcriptional regulator, with amino-acid sequence MLVFIQQLSPGFKVDVMRIEPLLKSKTIYKGEFLFRENDICEFVGITLKGCLRTFLIKGGKEFTLFFHPKHRPVGDYESFRKQKPACFSCQAIEDSEVLIVNHQVLSAFEELPDGQKFLRLHAEYLAFMLRDKLLSLFRDSPEQRYLDFVQTEPELQGIPQYYLASYLGIEPESLSRLKRRIYQKKS; translated from the coding sequence TTGCTAGTCTTTATTCAGCAGCTTTCACCTGGCTTCAAAGTTGATGTTATGCGTATTGAGCCGCTGTTAAAATCAAAAACAATTTACAAGGGAGAATTTCTCTTTCGGGAAAATGATATTTGTGAATTTGTCGGCATCACACTCAAAGGTTGTCTAAGAACGTTTCTTATAAAAGGGGGAAAGGAGTTTACTCTGTTTTTTCATCCCAAACACAGACCTGTTGGTGATTATGAAAGTTTTCGCAAGCAAAAACCTGCGTGTTTCTCGTGTCAGGCGATTGAGGACTCTGAAGTTCTAATTGTCAACCATCAAGTATTGAGTGCTTTTGAAGAATTACCGGATGGTCAAAAATTCTTGAGACTTCATGCAGAGTATCTCGCGTTTATGCTGCGAGATAAATTGCTTTCTCTTTTCAGAGATTCGCCAGAACAGCGCTATCTTGACTTCGTTCAAACAGAACCTGAATTACAGGGCATTCCTCAATATTATTTAGCCTCATATCTTGGTATTGAACCAGAATCTTTAAGTCGATTAAAACGAAGAATTTATCAGAAAAAATCTTAA
- the guaA gene encoding glutamine-hydrolyzing GMP synthase translates to MTSGQLDRQMIIILDFGSQYSELIARRIRETQVYSEVVSYRTTVEQLQQLNPKGIILSGGPNSVYDVGAPQCDPQIWELGIPILGVCYGMQLMVNQLGGNVVRAERGEYGKASLLIDDPTDLLTNVEDGTIMWMSHGDSCTALPEGFEVLAHTENTSCAAIAHHEKKLYGVQFHPEVVHSLGGMALIRNFVYHICDCEPTWTTEAFVDEAIREIRAKVGDKRVLLALSGGVDSSTLAFLLHKAIGDQLTCVFIDQGFMRKLEPERLVKLFQEQFHIPVEHVKARDRFLVAIAGVTDPEEKRRRIGHEFIKAFEDASKSLGPFDYLAQGTLYPDVIESADTNVDPKTGERVAVKIKSHHNVGGLPKDLRFKLVEPLRKLFKDEVRKVGRSVGLPDEIVQRQPFPGPGLAIRILGEVTEDRLEILRDADLIVRQEINRNGIYNQLWQAFAVLLPIRSVGVMGDQRTYAYPIVLRLVSSEDGMTADWARVPYDLLETISNRIVNEVRGVNRVVYDITSKPPGTIEWE, encoded by the coding sequence ATGACTTCGGGGCAGCTGGATCGCCAAATGATTATCATCTTGGACTTCGGCTCCCAATACTCTGAACTGATTGCCCGTCGCATTCGGGAAACTCAAGTTTATTCAGAGGTAGTTTCCTATCGCACCACTGTAGAGCAATTACAGCAACTCAACCCCAAGGGAATTATCCTTTCTGGCGGTCCTAACTCAGTTTATGATGTTGGCGCTCCCCAGTGCGATCCCCAGATTTGGGAGTTGGGTATTCCCATTCTTGGTGTTTGTTACGGAATGCAGTTGATGGTAAACCAACTCGGTGGCAATGTCGTTCGTGCCGAACGCGGTGAATATGGTAAAGCATCACTCTTAATTGACGATCCGACCGACTTACTGACAAACGTCGAAGATGGCACAATCATGTGGATGAGTCATGGTGACTCGTGTACTGCATTGCCAGAAGGTTTTGAGGTTTTGGCTCACACGGAGAATACTTCTTGCGCAGCGATCGCCCACCACGAGAAAAAGCTTTACGGCGTACAGTTTCATCCAGAGGTGGTGCATTCACTAGGTGGAATGGCGTTGATTCGTAACTTTGTTTATCACATTTGCGACTGCGAACCGACGTGGACAACTGAAGCTTTTGTTGATGAAGCAATTCGGGAAATTCGTGCCAAAGTTGGCGATAAGCGTGTATTGCTAGCCCTTTCTGGTGGTGTCGATTCTTCGACGTTAGCGTTTTTACTCCACAAGGCAATTGGCGATCAACTGACTTGTGTGTTTATTGACCAAGGCTTTATGCGTAAGTTAGAGCCAGAGCGGTTAGTCAAGTTATTTCAAGAACAGTTTCATATTCCGGTGGAGCATGTCAAGGCACGCGATCGCTTTTTAGTAGCGATCGCTGGTGTTACTGATCCTGAAGAAAAGCGCCGTCGCATTGGACACGAATTTATCAAAGCATTTGAAGATGCTTCCAAGAGCTTGGGACCTTTTGACTACTTAGCACAAGGGACTTTGTATCCTGATGTGATTGAATCGGCGGATACCAATGTTGATCCCAAAACAGGGGAACGTGTCGCAGTCAAAATTAAGAGTCACCACAACGTCGGCGGCTTACCCAAAGACTTACGCTTTAAGCTTGTCGAACCACTGCGTAAGTTATTTAAAGATGAAGTACGTAAAGTCGGGCGATCCGTTGGTTTACCTGATGAAATTGTTCAACGACAGCCATTCCCAGGTCCAGGTTTAGCCATTCGGATTTTAGGCGAAGTTACGGAAGATCGCTTAGAAATTTTACGCGATGCGGATTTAATTGTGCGTCAGGAGATTAACCGTAATGGAATCTATAATCAGTTATGGCAAGCGTTCGCAGTATTGTTACCAATCCGTAGCGTTGGTGTGATGGGCGATCAGCGTACCTACGCGTATCCAATAGTCTTACGTTTAGTTTCTAGCGAAGACGGGATGACTGCGGATTGGGCACGGGTTCCTTACGACTTACTAGAGACGATTTCTAACCGCATTGTTAACGAAGTTCGCGGTGTGAATCGCGTCGTTTACGACATTACTTCCAAGCCACCTGGAACAATTGAGTGGGAGTAA
- the cbiD gene encoding cobalt-precorrin-5B (C(1))-methyltransferase CbiD has protein sequence MNPGQLLSGYTLPVFACAAAIAALHWLHKKQVMTSVDVNLIYPAEIVEIPIEQVSGIHQGALAITRSDPGDNLDLTRNTPIWALVEQCDREGQAIAIRGGEGIGKLSTTGEAAIYSYAQQLLQENLTQLLQPGEKITVTIILPEGKQLAERTSNAAFGVVEGLSLLGTTGIAQPLSAPGQLEAFREELQTKRHFDCLVFCIGENGLDLATRLGIDTHRLVKTANWLGPLLVEAAVQQVAAILLFGYHGKLMKLAGGIFHTHHHLADGRREILTAYAANVGLPTPVLQTLFTSSTAEAALKYLREVDIQEGSNWVNLVYGAIAHSIDQRAQEYIFKQCTRQLQVGSVLFDRDRQIIVKSEIGSTLLTHLC, from the coding sequence ATGAATCCTGGTCAACTTCTTTCTGGGTATACGTTACCGGTGTTTGCTTGTGCGGCGGCGATCGCAGCTTTGCATTGGTTACACAAAAAGCAAGTAATGACGTCGGTTGACGTTAATCTTATTTATCCCGCAGAAATTGTAGAAATTCCAATTGAGCAAGTTTCAGGTATCCATCAAGGTGCATTGGCAATTACGCGCAGCGATCCTGGTGATAACCTCGATTTAACTCGGAATACACCGATTTGGGCATTGGTAGAACAGTGCGATCGTGAAGGGCAAGCGATCGCTATCCGAGGCGGTGAAGGAATTGGGAAGCTGAGTACGACGGGGGAAGCGGCTATTTATAGCTATGCACAGCAATTGTTACAAGAGAACTTAACGCAGTTACTACAACCAGGTGAAAAAATCACTGTCACGATTATTCTCCCAGAAGGTAAACAATTAGCCGAGCGGACATCGAATGCCGCGTTTGGTGTTGTGGAAGGACTATCTTTATTAGGAACTACTGGAATTGCTCAACCATTAAGTGCTCCTGGGCAACTCGAAGCCTTCCGTGAGGAATTACAGACAAAACGTCATTTTGATTGTTTGGTGTTCTGTATTGGGGAAAATGGCTTGGATTTAGCAACTCGGTTGGGCATTGATACTCACCGCTTGGTAAAAACCGCGAATTGGTTGGGACCTTTACTTGTAGAAGCGGCAGTACAGCAAGTTGCAGCAATTTTACTGTTTGGTTATCACGGAAAGTTGATGAAACTCGCGGGTGGAATTTTTCATACGCATCACCACCTTGCAGATGGACGTCGAGAAATTCTTACCGCTTATGCTGCAAACGTAGGTTTACCAACACCAGTGCTTCAAACTCTGTTTACAAGTTCCACGGCAGAAGCCGCACTGAAGTATTTGCGGGAAGTAGACATACAAGAAGGTAGCAACTGGGTAAATCTCGTTTACGGTGCGATCGCTCACAGTATTGATCAACGTGCTCAAGAGTACATCTTTAAACAATGCACTCGCCAACTTCAGGTTGGTTCGGTGTTATTTGACCGTGATCGCCAAATTATCGTTAAAAGTGAAATAGGTTCCACTTTGCTCACACATTTGTGTTAA
- a CDS encoding MFS transporter, translating into METISPPTIETREHRHLLTVPPSKLPPQISPQEIRTSLKASTIDGIFAAIFSSITSGVLLTNFLLHLGASSVEIGMLSSIPMVVNLLQPLGAYFADRTTSRHNYCLYIFGVSRLLWLILVVGIGWVCWSGANLHQLVSWTLSMILVTHILNALGSSCWVSWMAALVPHRLRGRYFGFRNSAISLTTLLSVPIFGVAVSAWPNSSVQGYGIVLLLGVVTGLISLGCQFFMADVNPLQPRDAASYRSKAKAAESLNVVDESSRIQPSIFQDTNFLKFLLYFGLWTFAVNLSAPFFNLYLLDNLHLNLSWVTTYTSLTAGANLVMLVLWGKMADRIGNRPLLLFVGILAAITPIFWLGAGADSLSRWIWLPLIHIFSGGTWAAIDLCSNNIQMEVAPVEHPSKYFAIAAAISGVCGAFGTTTGGFLAQLSVIGGLPGLFALSVLVRLIALFPLVFVREPRSQSVLKILRNFLPFKPQLTPVPAVGVGDSSK; encoded by the coding sequence GTGGAAACCATCTCTCCTCCCACCATAGAAACTAGAGAACACCGTCACTTGTTAACGGTGCCACCAAGCAAACTACCGCCCCAAATTTCGCCGCAAGAAATTCGGACAAGCCTCAAAGCATCAACTATAGATGGGATCTTTGCAGCAATTTTCTCTAGTATTACCAGTGGCGTCTTGCTCACCAATTTTTTATTGCACTTAGGAGCAAGTTCTGTAGAGATTGGGATGCTCTCATCAATTCCCATGGTAGTTAATTTGCTACAGCCTTTAGGAGCTTACTTTGCAGATAGAACCACAAGCCGTCATAACTATTGCTTATATATCTTTGGTGTATCTAGGCTACTTTGGTTAATTCTAGTTGTAGGAATTGGTTGGGTATGTTGGTCAGGCGCGAATTTACATCAACTGGTTAGTTGGACGCTAAGCATGATCTTAGTGACACACATCCTCAATGCTCTAGGTAGTTCTTGCTGGGTAAGTTGGATGGCAGCCTTGGTTCCCCATCGCCTACGCGGACGCTATTTTGGCTTTCGCAACAGTGCCATTAGCCTCACAACTTTGCTGAGTGTACCAATCTTTGGTGTTGCGGTTTCAGCATGGCCCAATAGTAGTGTCCAAGGATACGGGATAGTACTGCTTCTAGGTGTTGTTACTGGATTAATTAGTTTGGGATGCCAGTTTTTTATGGCAGACGTGAATCCTTTACAGCCTAGAGATGCTGCCTCTTATCGATCCAAAGCAAAAGCCGCAGAATCTTTGAATGTAGTTGATGAGAGTTCCCGTATACAGCCAAGTATTTTTCAGGACACTAACTTCTTAAAGTTTTTACTTTATTTTGGATTGTGGACGTTTGCAGTTAACTTAAGCGCACCGTTTTTTAATTTGTATCTGTTAGATAATTTACATCTAAATTTAAGCTGGGTAACAACCTACACCAGTTTGACGGCTGGGGCAAATCTCGTGATGCTGGTGTTGTGGGGCAAAATGGCAGATCGCATAGGTAATCGTCCACTGCTACTTTTTGTAGGAATCTTAGCCGCAATTACACCAATATTCTGGCTAGGGGCTGGTGCTGACTCATTGTCGCGGTGGATCTGGTTGCCCTTAATTCATATATTCAGCGGTGGAACTTGGGCAGCAATTGATTTATGTAGCAACAACATTCAGATGGAAGTTGCCCCTGTTGAACACCCTTCTAAATATTTTGCGATCGCAGCAGCAATTTCTGGTGTTTGTGGTGCTTTTGGCACAACCACTGGCGGCTTTCTGGCACAATTATCTGTCATTGGGGGTTTACCTGGATTATTTGCGCTTTCAGTACTTGTACGCCTGATTGCCCTATTTCCGCTCGTTTTTGTCCGCGAACCCCGCAGTCAATCGGTGCTCAAAATTTTGCGCAATTTCCTTCCCTTTAAGCCACAACTGACACCAGTTCCTGCAGTAGGAGTTGGAGATAGTTCAAAATAG